The Fusobacterium periodonticum 1_1_41FAA genome includes a window with the following:
- a CDS encoding DUF2247 family protein codes for MITLDDFKNNNLKINWKVIHIGCLGSEVFKNELSYDDIINFSLEEFDEKNKLILRIVGSDRDEYQEIASLVQELANIEESEYKLAFEKWKLVYIKKNFPQLNKNIIQGLIELNDLWVKLDFPEDSPCILQGVKNNISPQEYYTEENYIYLYNRHLDWIRDKSNYLNGK; via the coding sequence ATGATAACTTTAGATGATTTTAAAAACAATAATTTAAAAATTAACTGGAAAGTAATTCACATTGGATGTTTAGGAAGTGAAGTATTTAAAAATGAATTAAGCTATGATGATATAATAAATTTTTCATTGGAAGAATTTGATGAAAAAAATAAATTAATTTTAAGAATAGTAGGAAGTGACAGAGATGAATACCAAGAAATAGCTTCTCTAGTTCAAGAACTTGCTAATATAGAAGAATCAGAATATAAATTAGCATTTGAAAAATGGAAATTAGTGTATATAAAGAAAAATTTTCCACAATTAAATAAAAATATTATACAAGGGCTTATAGAATTAAATGATCTTTGGGTTAAATTAGATTTTCCAGAAGATAGTCCCTGTATTCTTCAAGGAGTAAAAAATAATATTTCTCCACAGGAGTATTATACTGAAGAAAATTATATATATTTATATAATAGACATTTAGATTGGATTAGAGATAAAAGCAATTATCTAAATGGAAAATAA